The Drosophila bipectinata strain 14024-0381.07 chromosome 2L, DbipHiC1v2, whole genome shotgun sequence genome has a segment encoding these proteins:
- the Mhc gene encoding myosin heavy chain, muscle isoform X16 has product MPKPAPNLEDEDPTPYLFVSLEQRRIDQSKPYDSKKNCWIPDEKEGYLLGEIKATKGDIVSVGLPGGETRDLKKDLLQQVNPPKYEKAEDMSNLTYLNDASVLHNLRQRYYNKLIYTYSGLFCVAINPYKRYPVYTNRCAKMYRGKRRNEVPPHIFAISDGAYVDMLTNHVNQSMLITGESGAGKTENTKKVIAYFATVGASTKKDESQKNKGSLEDQVVQTNPVLEAFGNAKTVRNDNSSRFGKFIRIHFGPTGKLAGADIETYLLEKARVISQQSLERSYHIFYQIMSGSVAGVKEYCLLSNNIYDYRIVSQGKTTIPSVNDGEEWVAVDQAFDILGFTKQEKEDVYRITAAVMHMGGMKFKQRGREEQAEQDGEEEGGRVSKLFGCDTAELYKNLLKPRIKVGNEFVTQGRNVQQVTNSIGALCKGVFDRLFKWLVKKCNETLDTQQKRQHFIGVLDIAGFEIFDYNGFEQLCINFTNEKLQQFFNHHMFVLEQEEYKREGIDWAFIDFGMDLLACIDLIEKPMGILSILEEESMFPKATDQTFSEKLTNTHLGKSAPFQKPKPPKPGQQAAHFAIGHYAGVVAYNITGWLEKNKDPLNDTVVDQFKKSQNKLLIEIFADHAGQSGGGEQAKGGRGKKGGGFATVSSAYKEQLNSLMTTLRSTQPHFVRCIIPNEMKQPGLVDAHLVMHQLTCNGVLEGIRICRKGFPNRMVYPDFKMRYMILAPAIMAAEKVAKTAAGKCLEAVGLDPDMYRIGHTKVFFRAGVLGQMEEFRDERLGKIMSWMQAWARGYLSRKGFKKLQEQRVALKVVQRNLRKYLQLRTWPWYKLWQKVKPLLNVSRIEDEIARLEEKAKKAEELHAAEVKVRKELEALNAKLLAEKTALLDSLSGEKGQLQDFQERNAKLTAQKNDLENQLRDIQERLTQEEDARNQLFQQKKKADQEISGLKKDIEDLELNIQKAEQDKATKDHQIRNLNDEIAHQDELINKLNKEKKMQGESNQKTGEELQAAEDKINHLNKVKAKLEQTLDELEDSLEREKKVRGDVEKSKRKVEGDLKLTQEAVADLERNKKELEQTIQRKDKELSSITAKLEDEQVVVGKHQRQIKELQARIEELEEEVEAERQARAKAEKQRADLARELEELGERLEEAGGATSAQIELNKKREAELSKLRRDLEEANIQHESTLANLRKKHNDAVAEMAEQVDQLNKLKAKAEKEKNEYYGQLNDLRAGVDHITNEKAAQEKIAKQLQHTLNEVQSKLDETNRTLNDFDASKKKLSIENSDLLRQLEEAESQVSQLSKIKISLTTQLEDTKRLADEESRERATLLGKFRNLEHDLDNLREQVEEEAEGKADLQRQLSKANAEAQVWRSKYESDGVARSEELEEAKRKLQARLAEAEETIESLNQKCIGLEKTKQRLSTEVEDLQLEVDRANAIANAAEKKQKAFDKIIGEWKLKVDDLAAELDASQKECRNYSTELFRLKGAYEEGQEQLEAVRRENKNLADEVKDLLDQIGEGGRNIHEIEKARKRLEAEKDELQAALEEAEAALEQEENKVLRAQLELSQVRQEIDRRIQEKEEEFENTRKNHQRALDSMQASLEAEAKGKAEALRMKKKLEADINELEIALDHANKANAEAQKNIKRYQQQLKDIQTALEEEQRARDDAREQLGISERRANALQNELEESRTLLEQADRGRRQAEQELADAHEQLNEVSAQNASISAAKRKLESELQTLHSDLDELLNEAKNSEEKAKKAMVDAARLADELRAEQDHAQTQEKLRKALEQQIKELQVRLDEAEANALKGGKKAIQKLEQRVRELENELDGEQRRHADAQKNLRKSERRIKELSFQSEEDRKNHERMQDLVDKLQQKIKTYKRQIEEAEEIAALNLAKFRKAQQELEEAEERADLAEQAISKFRAKGRAGSVGRGASPAPRATSVRPQFDGLAFPPRFDLAPENEF; this is encoded by the exons ATGCCGAAGCCAGCTCCAAATCTTGAGGATGAGGATCCCACCCCATACCTGTTCGTGTCTCTGGAACAGAGACGTATCGATCAATCGAAACCCTATGATTCGAAGAAGAACTGTTGGATCCCCGACGAGAAGGAGGGTTATCTCCTTGGTGAGATCAAGGCCACCAAGGGCGATATCGTCTCCGTCGGCTTGCCTGGTGGAGAG acacGAGACCTCAAGAAAGATCTGCTCCAGCAAGTGAACCCTCCAAAATACGAAAAAGCTGAGGATATGTCCAACTTGACATACCTTAACGATGCCTCTGTGCTCCATAACTTGAGACAGAGATACTACAACAAGCTCATCTAC ACCTACTCTGGTCTTTTCTGCGTTGCCATCAATCCTTACAAGCGCTACCCCGTATATACCAACCGTTGCGCTAAGATGTACCGTGGCAAGCGCCGTAATGAGGTGCCACCCCACATTTTCGCCATCTCTGACGGTGCCTACGTCGACATGTTGACCAACCACGTGAATCAATCTATGTTGATCACCGGTGAGTCTGGTGCCGGAAAGACTGAGAACACCAAGAAGGTCATTGCGTACTTCGCCACTGTTGGCGCTTCCACCAAGAAGGATGAGTCGCAGAAGAACAAGGGTTCCCTGGAAGATCAGGTTGTGCAGACTAACCCTGTGCTTGAGGCTTTCGGTAATGCCAAGACCGTGCGTAACGATAACTCTTCTCGTTTC GGTAAATTCATCCGTATCCACTTCGGACCTACTGGTAAACTGGCTGGTGCTGATATTGAGACCT ATCTGCTGGAGAAGGCCCGTGTCATCTCCCAGCAGTCCCTGGAGCGTTCCTACCACATCTTCTACCAGATCATGTCTGGCTCCGTTGCCGGTGTTAAAG agtacTGTCTACTTTCGAACAACATTTACGATTATCGCATTGTCTCACAAGGCAAAACGACCATACCGAGCGTCAACGATGGCGAGGAATGGGTCGCCGTGGAT CAAGCCTTCGACATTCTGGGCTTCACCAAGCAGGAGAAGGAGGATGTGTACAGGATCACCGCCGCTGTCATGCACATGGGTGGCATGAAGTTCAAGCAACGTGGTCGCGAGGAGCAGGCTGAGCAGGACGGTGAGGAGGAGGGTGGCCGTGTGTCCAAGCTGTTCGGCTGCGACACCGCTGAGCTGTACAAGAACTTGCTCAAGCCCCGCATCAAGGTCGGTAACGAGTTCGTCACCCAGGGCCGTAACGTCCAGCAGGTCACCAACTCGATCGgtgccctctgcaagggtgtcTTCGATCGTCTGTTCAAGTGGCTGGTCAAGAAGTGTAACGAGACTCTGGATACCCAGCAGAAGCGTCAGCACTTCATTGGTGTACTGGATATTGCTGGTTTTGAAATCTTCGAC TACAACGGTTTCGAGCAACTGTGTATTAACTTCACCAACGAGAAGTTGCAACAATTCTTCAACCATCACATGTTCGTTTTGGAGCAAGAAGAATACAAGAGGGAAGGTATCGATTGGGCCTTCATCGATTTCGGTATGGACTTGTTGGCCTGTATCGATCTGATTGAAAAG CCTATGGGTATCCTGTCCATCCTTGAAGAAGAGTCTATGTTCCCCAAGGCCACCGATCAGACCTTCTCGGAGAAGCTGACCAACACCCATTTGGGCAAGTCGGCTCCATTCCAGAAGCCCAAGCCCCCAAAGCCCGGCCAGCAGGCTGCCCACTTTGCCATCGGCCATTATGCTGGTGTTGTGGCCTACAACATCACCGGTTGGTTGGAGAAGAACAAGGATCCTCTGAACGACACTGTTGTCGACCAGTTCAAGAAGTCGCAGAACAAGCTGCTGATCGAAATCTTCGCCGATCACGCCGGACAGTCGGGCGGCGGTGAACAGGCCAAGGGAGGTCGTGGCAAGAAGGGCGGTGGCTTCGCCACTGTGTCCTCTGCCTACAAGGAGCAGTTGAACAGCTTGATGACCACTCTGCGCTCCACCCAGCCTCACTTCGTCCGTTGCATCATTCCCAACGAGATGAAGCAGCCTGGACTTGTTGATGCCCACTTGGTCATGCACCAGCTGACCTGTAACGGTGTGCTTGAAGGTATCCGTATTTGCCGTAAGGGCTTCCCCAACAGGATGGTCTACCCTGACTTCAAGATGCG TTACATGATTCTGGCCCCGGCCATCATGGCGGCCGAAAAGGTGGCCAAGACTGCGGCCGGCAAGTGTTTGGAAGCCGTCGGACTGGATCCCGATATGTATCGCATTGGTCACACCAAG GTGTTCTTCCGCGCCGGTGTCCTGGGTCAGATGGAGGAGTTCCGTGATGAGCGTCTGGGCAAGATCATGTCCTGGATGCAGGCCTGGGCCCGTGGTTACCTGTCCCGTAAGGGCTTCAAGAAGCTCCAGGAACAGCGCGTCGCCCTCAAGGTTGTCCAGCGCAATCTGCGCAAATACCTGCAGCTCCGCACCTGGCCATGGTACAAACTGTGGCAGAAGGTCAAGCCCCTCCTCAACGTCAGCCGTATCGAGGATGAGATTGCC CGTCTGGAGGAGAAGGCCAAGAAGGCTGAGGAACTGCATGCCGCTGAAGTGAAAGTACGCAAGGAGCTGGAGGCCCTCAACGCCAAGCTGTTGGCTGAGAAGACCGCCCTGCTGGACTCTCTGTCCGGTGAGAAGGGTCAGCTGCAGGACTTCCAGGAGCGCAACGCCAAGTTGACCGCCCAGAAGAACGACCTCGAGAACCAGCTGCGC GACATCCAAGAGCGCCTGACTCAGGAGGAAGATGCCCGCAACCAGCTGTTCCAGCAGAAGAAGAAGGCCGACCAGGAGATCTCTGGCCTGAAGAAGGACATCGAGGATCTGGAGCTGAACATCCAGAAGGCCGAGCAGGACAAGGCCACCAAGGATCACCAGATCCGCAACTTGAACGACGAGATCGCCCACCAGGATGAGCTCATCAACAAGCTGAACAAGGAGAAGAAGATGCAGGGCGAGTCCAACCAGAAGACTGGTGAGGAACTGCAGGCCGCCGAGGACAAGATCAACCACTTGAACAAGGTTAAGGCCAAGCTCGAGCAGACCCTCGACGAGCTCGAGGACTCTCTGGAGCGCGAGAAGAAGGTGCGCGGCGATGTTGAGAAGTCCAAGCGCAAGGTTGAGGGCGACCTCAAGCTCACCCAGGAGGCTGTTGCCGATCTAGAGCGCAACAAGAAGGAACTGGAGCAGACCATCCAGCGCAAGGACAAGGAGCTATCCTCCATCACCGCCAAGCTCGAGGATGAGCAGGTCGTGGTTGGCAAGCACCAGCGCCAGATCAAGGAACTGCAGGCCCGCATTGAGGAGCTCGAGGAGGAGGTCGAGGCTGAGCGCCAGGCCCGCGCCAAGGCTGAGAAGCAGCGCGCCGATCTGGCCCGCGAGCTTGAGGAATTGGGCGAGCGTCTGGAGGAGGCTGGCGGTGCCACCTCTGCCCAGATTGAGCTCAACAAGAAGCGTGAGGCTGAGCTCAGCAAGCTCCGTCGCGATCTTGAGGAGGCCAACATCCAGCACGAGTCCACCCTGGCTAACCTGCGCAAGAAGCACAACGATGCCGTCGCCGAGATGGCCGAGCAGGTTGATCAGCTCAACAAGCTGAAGGCTAA GGCTGAGAAGGAGAAGAACGAGTACTACGGCCAGTTGAACGATCTGCGTGCCGGTGTCGACCACATTACCAACGAGAAG gcTGCCCAGGAGAAGATCGCCAAGCAGCTGCAGCACACCCTCAACGAAGTCCAGTCCAAATTGGATGAGACCAACAGGACTCTGAACGACTTCGATGCCAGCAAGAAGAAGCTGTCCATTGAGAACTCCGATCTGCTCCGCCAGCTGGAGGAGGCCGAGTCCCAGGTGTCTCAGCTGTCCAAGATCAAGATCTCCCTGACCACCCAGCTTGAGGATACCAAGCGTCTGGCCGATGAGGAGTCCCGCGAGCGCGCCACCCTTCTGGGCAAGTTCCGCAACCTGGAGCACGACCTGGACAACCTGCGCGAACAGGTTGAGGAGGAGGCTGAGGGCAAGGCTGATCTGCAGCGCCAGCTCAGCAAGGCCAACGCCGAGGCCCAGGTCTGGCGTAGCAAGTACGAGTCCGATGGTGTTGCCCGCTCtgaggagctggaggaggcCAAGAGGAAGCTGCAGGCCCGTCTCGCCGAGGCTGAGGAGACCATTGAGTCCCTCAACCAGAAGTGCATCGGCCTGGAGAAGACCAAGCAGCGCCTGTCCACCGAAGTGGAGGATCTGCAGCTGGAGGTCGACCGTGCCAACGCCATTGCCAACGCTGCCGAGAAGAAGCAGAAGGCCTTCGACAAGATCATCGGCGAGTGGAAGCTCAAGGTCGATGATTTGGCCGCTGAGCTGGATGCCTCCCAGAAGGAGTGCCGCAACTACTCCACCGAGCTGTTCCGTCTGAAGGGTGCCTACGAGGAGGGCCAGGAGCAGCTGGAGGCTGTGCGTCGTGAGAACAAGAACTTGGCTGATGAGGTCAAGGATCTGCTCGACCAGATCGGTGAGGGTGGCCGCAACATCCATGAGATCGAGAAGGCCCGCAAGCGCCTGGAGGCTGAGAAGGACGAGCTCCAGGCCGCCCTTGAGGAGGCTGAGGCTGCTCTTGAGCAGGAGGAGAACAAGGTGCTGCGCGCCCAGCTGGAGCTGTCCCAGGTCCGCCAGGAAATCGACCGCCGCATCCAGGAGAAGGAAGAGGAGTTCGAGAACACCCGCAAGAACCACCAGCGCGCCCTCGACTCCATGCAGGCTTCCCTTGAGGCTGAGGCCAAGGGCAAGGCTGAGGCCCTGCGCATGAAGAAGAAGCTGGAGGCTGACATCAACGAGCTGGAGATTGCTCTGGATCATGCCAACAAG GCTAACGCCGAGGCCCAGAAGAACATCAAGCGTTACCAGCAACAGCTTAAGGACATCCAGACCGCCCTCGAGGAGGAGCAGCGCGCCCGCGACGATGCCCGCGAACAGCTGGGTATCTCCGAGCGTCGTGCCAACGCCCTCCAGAACGAACTGGAGGAGTCGCGCACTCTGTTGGAGCAGGCCGACCGTGGCCGTCGCCAGGCCGAGCAGGAACTGGCCGATGCCCACGAGCAGTTGAACGAGGTTTCCGCCCAGAACGCCTCCATCTCCGCTGCCAAGAGGAAGCTGGAGTCTGAGCTGCAGACCCTGCACTCCGACCTGGACGAACTCTTGAACGAGGCCAAGAACTCCGAGGAGAAGGCCAAGAAGGCTATGGTTGATGCCGCCCGCCTGGCTGATGAGCTCCGCGCTGAGCAGGATCATGCCCAGACCCAGGAGAAATTGAGGAAGGCTTTGGAGCAGCAGATCAAGGAGCTCCAGGTCCGTCTCGACGAGGCCGAGGCCAACGCCCTCAAGGGAGGCAAGAAGGCCATCCAGAAGCTGGAGCAGCGCGTCCGCGAGCTCGAGAACGAGCTGGATGGTGAGCAGAGGCGACATGCCGATGCCCAGAAGAACTTGCGCAAGTCTGAGCGCCGCATCAAGGAGCTGAGCTTCCAGTCTGAGGAGGACCGCAAGAACCACGAACGCATGCAGGATCTGGTCGACAAGCTGCAACAGAAGATCAAGACATACAAGAGGCAGATCGAGGAGGCTGAGGAAATCGCTGCCCTCAACTTGGCCAAATTCCGCAAGGCTcagcaggagctggaggaggcTGAGGAGCGTGCCGATCTGGCCGAGCAGGCCATCAGCAAATTCCGCGCCAAGGGACGTGCCGGTTCTGTCGGTCGTGGTGCCAGCCCAGCG CCCCGTGCGACGTCCGTCAGGCCACAATTCGACGGATTGGCCTTCCCACCAAGATTCGACCTTGCTCCTGAAAACGAATTCTAA